A genomic stretch from Limnobacter thiooxidans includes:
- a CDS encoding MFS transporter, with product MQLGWLALFYAAYFAFVGLYSPFLGPYLKSIGHSLDVIALALGMMQLMRIVGPFAWGWLADHTGNRVRWIRVGIFSGFVFAALAFWNQQTPSHLLFLVLMLNLSISGLVPMSDSYAMERCAGCTGQYGQVRLYGSLGFVLAVLVFGAVADRFGFSSYPMWACAMLLLGFVAALKFSPDAPRSASVTNAAKAGSGFKRLLLPGPMPLFWLAAFFMIFAHGVFYAFFSLYLLEFDYSELSIGGLWAFGVMCEVVFFAFQSRFFSRLSLNAWLCISFGTCAIRFALTAAYPQLGWVMVFAQALHALTFAAHHTATISWLRENLPANLVVRGQAMYATIAYGLGGSAGTFLGRFAWEWSGPASAFAMASLSGVVALVLGWRFTIVSKRPYSALLSR from the coding sequence TTGCAACTGGGTTGGCTAGCGCTTTTTTACGCCGCGTATTTCGCATTCGTTGGCTTGTATTCGCCTTTCTTGGGTCCTTACCTCAAATCAATCGGTCACAGCCTGGATGTGATTGCCTTGGCCTTGGGCATGATGCAGTTGATGCGGATAGTCGGCCCATTTGCGTGGGGATGGCTTGCTGACCACACCGGCAACCGGGTGCGCTGGATACGTGTGGGCATTTTCTCCGGCTTTGTATTTGCGGCGCTGGCTTTCTGGAATCAGCAAACGCCATCGCACCTTTTGTTCCTGGTGCTGATGTTGAATCTGAGTATTTCCGGCCTGGTGCCGATGTCCGATTCCTACGCCATGGAGCGTTGTGCCGGTTGCACCGGCCAATATGGGCAAGTGCGTCTGTATGGCTCCCTCGGCTTTGTATTGGCGGTGCTTGTGTTTGGCGCAGTGGCAGATCGGTTCGGCTTCTCTTCTTACCCGATGTGGGCGTGCGCCATGTTGTTGCTCGGGTTCGTTGCGGCCTTGAAGTTTTCTCCCGATGCGCCCCGTTCTGCCTCTGTGACCAATGCTGCCAAGGCGGGCAGTGGATTCAAGCGCTTGTTGTTGCCCGGTCCGATGCCCCTGTTTTGGCTGGCCGCCTTCTTCATGATTTTCGCCCATGGCGTGTTTTACGCATTTTTCTCCCTTTATTTGCTGGAATTTGATTATTCCGAACTCAGTATTGGCGGGTTGTGGGCCTTCGGCGTCATGTGCGAAGTGGTGTTTTTTGCATTTCAATCCCGGTTTTTTAGTCGCCTGTCCCTGAATGCCTGGTTGTGTATCAGTTTTGGCACCTGTGCAATTCGTTTCGCCTTAACCGCAGCGTATCCTCAACTGGGTTGGGTCATGGTGTTTGCGCAGGCTTTACATGCGCTTACTTTTGCAGCGCATCACACCGCCACCATTTCCTGGCTGAGGGAAAATTTGCCTGCAAACCTTGTGGTTCGTGGGCAGGCCATGTACGCCACCATCGCATACGGGCTCGGTGGTTCTGCCGGAACCTTTCTGGGCAGGTTTGCATGGGAATGGAGTGGGCCTGCGAGCGCTTTTGCGATGGCCTCGCTGAGTGGTGTGGTAGCACTGGTTTTGGGCTGGCGCTTTACAATTGTAAGCAAACGCCCTTACAGCGCGCTTTTGTCGCGATAA